The nucleotide window CAGGTGAACCAACTTGGGACGGTGACGGAAGCCATTGAAGTAGTGAAGATGGCAAAGGATGCTAAATGGGGGGTGGTGATATCACAAAGAAGTGGGGAGACTGATGATTCTTTTCTAGCTGATCTGTCGGTTGGTCTTGCCACAGGTCAGATAAAAGCAGGTGCTCCTTGCCGAGGAGAGCGGTTAGCCAAGTACAACCAGGTGTGATAGAAAATTAAAATATACTGTTAATTAGCTCATTTACTGTCTAATTTCCATAAGGTTTTAACATCAAGTTTTTGTGCAGCTAATTAGAATTGAAGAGGAGATTGGCGAGCAGGCTAGTTATGTTGGCGAGAACTGGAGGCACTCCTGATCCTTTACAAAATGGTTTTTTTTGATTCATAGCATCAGGGTGCATCAGCGAGGTCAGAAATTTCGCCTATTAGAGTGTTTTTcaaggggttttttttttttttttttttaatatggttGAGATAACGTATTGAATTGTTTGGCAGATCCTTAACTTAAAGTGggaatttttttattattttttaaaaattagtTGTGATATTTGTATTTTGCTTGTGAATTTTAGTTACATGTCACCGTCAAGCTAGAAATGATCAAGCATAAGCCTGCCAAAACACGCCAGTGTTGTTGGGTTGTGTAACATGTCAAAACAAGTTATGAGCAAAATTAGTTGAAGTCtaaacaagttttaaaaataaagtatcaattttgtttatgtcaAATGGTTATGACAATCATAGGTTCATGTAGGTAAAAAATTAAGTGGGTTCACCAGTAGGGACAGGTTGTGTCAACAATTAGCGGTTGTGTAACAAGTAAATGGTGAGTGAGGATAAACACATCGAGCCAggggtctcactagaagcagcctctattcctacgaggtagagctaagactgtctacatcttttaccctcctcagaccctatcttagttttgctattagtaggatttactgagtatgacgATGATGACGATAAACACAACAGCCATGGGTCACATTATTCATTTGTGCCTGTTTAAAGGTACCAAGTTTTATAACACCAACTCAAAATGACTTGTATGGAACTACATAAGCCATTATATGCTATAacccatttttttttaaaaaaagttcaTGATTCATAACACACAAATCAATAATCATTGGTCTGAACTCTGAAAGTAAAAAATAACAATCGCCTCGtacaaaaagagaaaaaaaaatcctaacgaaataaaaaaaaaaacagtttgaCCAAATTCTTGTGAGTACAGATTACCCACTGTACTTCAATTGAAGACATGCCAGCAATATCTTTAACAAACAACTAACAAAGCATATAACTCTCAGCTTATAACCCGATTCAAGATTTGTTgtcctcttcatcttcttctatcTTAGGAGCCAAATAGAACCTGATATAACCCATCTCAGCTATCTTGTACTCCACCACTACAGGAAGCTCTGACGACAAACTGATTGTGACGGTACTTGACAACGGAGTCGCCTTTGTAAACGAGTTCATGTATCTTAATGCAAATGTCAAAGACACTGGTTCGTTCATCTCTATAACTGTTGCTTCCTCGGGCTGCAATTTCATCCCATAATCAAACAAATATGTTAAAATCTCTTAacaattttcaaatctttttaagtTCAAATGATTTATCGTCTAGATGTTGATACTACAGTATGCATACCTTGTCTACTGTAGTGTTCTGCCTACAAACAACATTTGCAGTTCCGATATCACCTCTTGTCGAGAACTTAACGCCCTCCTTGGTCACAGAAATCACAACTGCAGGTAACAACCAATCAAAATCATTACACTATTCTAATCACTGATCATATTAAAAAGAAAACCAATTAGACTAGAGCTACCTGTATCGCCGATACTACTAAGATCTTTACAGATCCTAGCAAATTCAGATGAAGGCATCCGAACAATGGCATGATACTCGGCTTCAGGAATTCCAAGGTGCTCACTGTCGATGTCCATTAACTTCATCTCAAAATCAGCAATCTTATCTTGGGCTGTGTAAAACATTCCCAATAATTAGAAGCAAACAACATGATGGTAACCATCTACtacataaatatataaattatagaTCCTAAAAAGCTCTAAATCTTGAAGATCTAAACAACCATTTGGGGTGTAAGCAAGCCAAGCTACTCGAGACCCGCTAAAAAAAGCTCAAAACAAGCAGAGCTCAAATGAACTCGATCTTGAAAAACTACCTACAAGCTAAAGATCAAGCCTAGTCAAGCTCGGGCTTGTTTACATTAAATCAAAATTGACAAGTTAAAAGCTAGATTAAATCATGAACACAAAGACACCCAACATAATGAAGATACCCATTTTTCCACTTGTAAACCAAACAGTAGCATCTGTAAATTGAGCTTATTTGATGTATGCATAGGTGCAAATTTTATCCAAATCATTCAtaaccatagttgttaatggcaaatagcgataaggtaactatatgctacatagcaaatagcgataaatagcgggcggctagtaaggctggcaaatcgtgtcttaacaggtttaacaggtttctgaccgcgcgcacaacataagtttcaaacatgattacgactcgtttaactactttctacctcatgtttataaaacagttttttgttttatgtacaaagatgaataaatgatagatcctaacattgtaattttaactattttaaaaataaaaaaaagtcaaagggtgtatttttcagtcaaacaggtctaatcgtgtcttaacaggtacccAATTGTCAGCCCTAGCGGCTAGTTTacaaatagcgatacactagataaaaaaataattttttaaatgtatattatatcaaaataccctagTATATATGCttttttacatgtatatttaacaaaacctaaaatccagctattttataagtacatttaattgctatttatattaaaaaataaataaataaataaataaataaataaaccgtcGCTAttatcgctatttatcgctaCAACCCTAGTAGCGAACCTAGACTTATACACTAGGTAGCGTGCTATAGCGATCGCTATAGCTCGCTAGTGACAACTATGATGATAACACTTATTAAGTTGACCAAAACATCAAACCAAACGGAATACAAGCTAACTATGATGTATCTATGTGCAGAACAATAAAATAAACATTATTAAACacaattaattaaaacataaataaaaaaatataaacttaCTAGGGCTTTCAAACATGAAAGTAACAGTATCACTCCCATCATCAGCCTTAAGAGTAATGATATCATCATTTCCGGCGCATTTTAGCATCTTGGACATATTATTAAGATTCATGCCCATGGATAAGTTCCGGTCACACCTGTAGTGTTCAAACCCTTCAGATCTGAGAAGGAGAGACACCAGTGCCACGTGGCTGGAATCCATGGCCTGAAGCGAGAATCCGGTGGCGGAGCAGTCAAAGTTGGCGTCGGTCACCAGATCTTTGAGCGACTCCATCACCTTCTTCAGAAGACTACCCTGAACTAGCCTCAGCTCCAACATTATTCCGGCGAATGATGAAAGATGGAAGAAAACTAGGGTTAGGGTTTGAAAGTCGCCGGGAGGGAGGGAGAACAAAATAACGAGGGAAGATAAGGGTTTGAGTGTTTTATAGGGAAAGTATTTCCCGCCAAGATTTGGGGGAGGTGGGAAACTGGGATTGTGGCAGAGTTTTTGGGTTAAACCGTTAAAGATGTGGTATGGCCAATGAGGCGCGGGTGGAGTTGTAAGGGAGTGACTTGACGTTttaaggtagcgtttggtatgctTCACCAAATACCTCATCAATAGGCCAGGACCGAAACTTtttcccaacaatctccccctggaacagataatgccaaaactctttattattgtggaactttattgcctcatcaacagttcccttatttgccctttaaGTTGTAgttcaaaggttaaggcatctgtgccatcatcatccctgctaagtggaagatcaaggagatcctgcaaatcttcaagacttaggccaagtgcttgttcccttgctattttcttcacttctccatcAGAACTGAACATAGTTAAtacatgggtctgtttgtcagtttcccactttagtacttttgagtctggtgggtttcttgggagatttttatttgatgaggtatttggatcgttgagcactgtacaagttatagtctggttttaacaaaaactttttcccttattaaaacaaagttcactataaccaatggctctgataccaaatctgtcacaccccccaaaatccacacgcgaagtatcaccgcttggaggcgtgacatgaccaggaccgagccaccaatcatatcgaacataacaagtaataagtaaaattcaagcacacaatatgaaaggtgttttaaaccaaaaacatagttaagtgtttagcggaagcataattgtaaaacccaatgtaagtattaagtacgaaataaaataatgtttttagcatggcacacactgccatgtcccacaacgaccacgcctccctgtgcaagctccatgagtacctaatgacctgcaaggcatgtaacaacgagtcaacaacaaagttgagcgagttcacagttggttgtttagttatagcattcgtttcgtaaatcatatgttcgttttgtaaaccatgtatcgtattaattcgtatcgcggtctcccagacatgtttgcgaagattagtgggggcttcccatgtgttactagaccgtgcGTATTGACTACTACGAAAATATAAgtggtgccctaagtcaatgtctatcagcattgaccctttgcccatagtccattagtacacgcccgtccgactggcacggtgtgaggtttgttaaacctaatagcgctattaactaatgacccactcgccataggtctcggcgattaagtcgatataaatgagagacttcaatgatagaggtttggtccagtgtgtaatctttgcatcctacccacggaggatggATGTAGTTACTGTTTAAATCATTTatccattcccaacccttgggaatcccatgccttggaaagagtgtgaactcaccttggtttgcttggtatgctaaactatgtgctcacaagaaatcagtcaagtcctatagtatgcacgtatactcaatcagttcaAGTTCATAAAGTTTCACATGCAATCAATACCACATGGTGTGTTTGGAAATTAACATCATGTAACACCTAAGCAGTTAATCGATTCTTGCAATTCATGTTTCACAATATGTCCTTTACAGTTTATTCTAATACAATTATCCAATAACACACTTAACAGAGTTAGCAAACTTAACTGGATTAACATATATAATAGAGTTACAtatttaacagagttaacatctAACAGAACTAATAAGCTAACCGAGTTTGCTGAACTAACCG belongs to Helianthus annuus cultivar XRQ/B chromosome 5, HanXRQr2.0-SUNRISE, whole genome shotgun sequence and includes:
- the LOC110940092 gene encoding proliferating cell nuclear antigen translates to MLELRLVQGSLLKKVMESLKDLVTDANFDCSATGFSLQAMDSSHVALVSLLLRSEGFEHYRCDRNLSMGMNLNNMSKMLKCAGNDDIITLKADDGSDTVTFMFESPTQDKIADFEMKLMDIDSEHLGIPEAEYHAIVRMPSSEFARICKDLSSIGDTVVISVTKEGVKFSTRGDIGTANVVCRQNTTVDKPEEATVIEMNEPVSLTFALRYMNSFTKATPLSSTVTISLSSELPVVVEYKIAEMGYIRFYLAPKIEEDEEDNKS